CCCCTATGATGACCCCCATTCCGCTTGCGCTCCCTCCCCCCTTGGCAGGGGGGACAGGACTTGCGGGGAAGGGAATTGCATAGAGGCAGAATATCAGAAGGAGTTGTTGACATTGGACAAAGGGCAGAAGCTCCGGGCTATTCCTGCAATGGATATAGTTCTCGGACTTGAATGGGTGCAATCATGGCTAGAGTCTCTCGGACGAATGAGAGTTAAGCGGATAATCACGCGGGAGATGTCAGAGATTCGGCGGTCTATTCTTGAGGATGACGGGGATTTTTCGCCTGATGATTTCCGTGACTCATGCCTGAATGCGTTTGCTTCTGCCTCACGTCCCCTTCTCCGGCGCGTCGTGAATGCTACGGGAGTCGTAATTCACACGAACTTGGGACGCTCATTAATCGCAAGTGAAGCTGTCTCGGCCATGTCGGAAATTGCCGGGAGCTACAGCAACTTAGAGTACGACCTCAAAGCCGGCGCGAGGGGTCAGAGAAATTCACACGTTGAGGATTTATTGTGCGCTCTCACTGGTGCGGAGTCATCGTTCGTCGTCAACAATAATGCCGGGGCGGTCATGCTCGCATTGTCGGCACTCGCAAAAGACTCAGAGGTCATTGTTTCACGCGGAGAGCTTGTAGAGATTGGCGGGTCATTCCGAATCCCTGACATAATGGAGTTATCCGGCGCGACTCTTCACGAGGTCGGCACAACAAACCGCACTCACCTTTACGATTACGAGCGGGCAATCAATGAGTCAACAAAAATGCTCATGAAGATTCACCCGTCAAATTTCAGGATTGAAGGCTTCACATCATCACCCGAACGCAAAGAATTATCACGCCTCGCAAAAGAACACGGCCTAATCTTTATGGAAGATGCCGGAAGCGGATTGCTTGTTGACGGTGAAATAATCGGCCTGTCGTCAAACAGCGGGGAAATTAGCATACGCGAATGTATAGAGGCAGGCGCGGACATCGTAACATTTTCGGGCGATAAGATACTCGGCGGGCCTCAGATAGGCGGGATTGCAGGAAAGAAGAAATACATTGACCGACTGAAGAAATATCCCCTTGCGCGGGCGTTGAGGTGCGACAAAGTTACGCTAGCAGGATTCGAGGCTACATTGAGGCTTTACGCTCAGGGAAAATATGATGACATTCCGACTCTGAGAATGATACGGCGCGACATTGACGGAATGAAATCACAGGCTGAGTCGCTCGCTGAAAGTTTGCGGGAAAAAGTGAAAGCTGAGATTCGAATCATTGAGACTGAAGACGCTACCGGGGGAGGCTCCTGCCCTGAGATAAAGTTGCGGGGATATGGAGTCGCCGTCAAGCATGAGTCATACGGGGCGGGATATATTCAGAAACTTTTGCGCGGACTCGATGTCCCGATTCTTTGCGGTGCGCGTGAAAATGAGATTGTGATTCACGTTCGAACGCTTCAAGATTCTGACGCTGAATCAATTTCGGCAAGTCTGGCAGGTGTCCTCAATGCGTGAAATATCGTTAGTGTTAGGCACGGCAGGCCACATAGATCACGGCAAAACAGCACTCATCAACGCATTAACGGGAATCAACTGCGACCGCCTAATAGAGGAACGCAAGCGCGGAATCACAATAGAGTTAGGGTTCGCGCCTCTGAAACTTGAGGACGGGAGAGTCGTAAGCGTTATTGATGTCCCCGGCCATGAGAGATTCATTCGCCAGATGGTAGCGGGGGCTTCAGGAATTGACGCGGCATTACTCGTGATTGCGGCTGATGAGTCCGTAATGCCTCAGACTCGCGAGCATTTAGCGATTATGGAGCTTCTTGGCGTTCATGACGGGCTTATAGCAGTAACAAAAATCGACCGCGTTAAAGATGATGAAGGAATGCTTGAGCTTGTTATTGATGACGTGAAAGAATTTGCGCGGGGAACGTTCCTTGAGGGAAAATCGGTTGTGCCTGTGTCGAGTGTTACGGGCGAGGGACTCGATGACTTGCGGCGGGAGATCACAGCACTGATTGACCGCGTGAAAGTGAGACCGAGAAGCGGGGCGTTCTTTCTTCCTGTTGACCGTGCGTTTACTGTTTCGGGATTCGGGACTGTCATAACGGGGACTGCGTATCACGGCACGGCTCATCCTTCAGACCGAATAGAAGTATTACCGTCCGGGCGCGAGGGAAGAATACGAACGCTGCAGGTTCACGGGCAGAATGTAGAGAGCGCATACGCAGGACAGAGAGTCGCGGCGAATCTCGCGGGGATTGATATTGATGATATTTCGCGGGGTGATGTCGTATGCCACAAGGGAATATTCAGACCCACGAAATGTTTTGAGGCCGTCATAAAAATTCTCCCGAACGTGAAAGAACCCATAAAGCATTGGCAGCGGGTACACGTCTGCACAGGAACATCGGAAGCATTAGCCCGCGTATCACTCCTCACAACAAAGCAGATTGAGCCGGGAGAGTCTCAGCCCGCACAGCTCGTACTTGAAGAGCCTGTAGTCTGCACATACGGACAAAGATTCATTCTCCGATTCTACAGCCCGCTGATCACAATCGGAGGCGGGGAAATCATCTACCCTTACTCCTACAAGCCTAGAGGAGCGGCCATGCGTGCGAAAATCCTTCAGCGGATAGACAGCCTAAAGTCAGCAAAAAATCCCGCAGAAAGATTCGCATACCTCATCAATGAAGCCGGAGTCATGCAAAAGTCTGAAGCGTTGCAGGTGTTGCAGGACACACAAGAGAATTTAGACTCATTAACTGAAAAATTATCGTCAGCCGGAAAAATAGTTATTGCAGACAACAATATTATGTCGGAAAATTACTGCGGTGAAATCATGAACTCCCTTAAAGAATCCGTTAAGCAGTATCAATCACATTATCCCGCAGAAAAAGGAATGCCCCTAGAGGAGGCTAATGTTTCGCGCTCAGTCATAAATCTTGCTGTCGAACGAGGAATTATAGCGATGACTGATGGCAAACTTCACACGCCTGATTTTGTCCCTGAGAATGACGAGGCATTTACCGCAAATATTGAGGCCGTCAGAAATTTCTGCATGAGTCGGAAATGGCAGCTCCCTACGCTTGACGAACTCAGGAAAGAATTATCGCTCCCGGAAAAAGGCGGGCAAAAATTCACGAAAATTATTCAGGCAATGAGGAATGACTCATCACTCGCATTAATCCCGGAAGGCTATGTGTTAATACGTGAGCTTGAAGACGAAATGCGGAGTCTTCTGCGCGGACTCGGAAGCCAGGTAACATTAGCGCAGGTTCGAGACGCAACTGGCAGCACACGGAAATACATTCTCCCTATACTTGAGTATTTCGACAGCAAAGGCTACACGAGAAGGGCGGGTGATGTTCGTGTCGTGCTGTAATGAGTCGCAAGCCGTCAAAAAGAGACTCACGGAGCTTTCACACTCCAGCGGGTGAGCTGCGAAAATAGGTCCGGCGGATCTAAAAGAAGTGTTATCGGGAATCCCTCAGATTTACGGCGACAGGATTCTAGCCTCATGGAACGGGAACGAGGACGCGGCAGTCTTTGAGCTTGATGAGAATCGTTACGGCATTTTGACGGTTGACTTCATCACGCCAGTAGTTGATGACGCATTCACGTGGGGACAGATTGCGGCGGCTAATTCGCTGAGTGATGTTTTTGCGATGGGAGGCCGTCCGATTGTTGCGCTTAATGTCGTATGCTTCCCGACAAAATATCTTGAGCTTGACGTTCTGAAATCGATACTTGAGGGAGGATTCGAGCGTGTGAGGACCGCAGGAGCTTTTCTTGTGGGAGGACACAGCGTGCAGGATGACGAGCCTAAATACGGGCTTGTTGTTTACGGTGAGGCGGAGAAGTTAAAACTTTGGCGCACAACGGGAGCGCGTGAAGGCGACAAACTCATTCTCACAAAGCCCCTCGGAACAGGGATCGCAGTAACAGCCATCAA
This genomic window from Synergistaceae bacterium contains:
- a CDS encoding L-seryl-tRNA(Sec) selenium transferase, giving the protein MTLDKGQKLRAIPAMDIVLGLEWVQSWLESLGRMRVKRIITREMSEIRRSILEDDGDFSPDDFRDSCLNAFASASRPLLRRVVNATGVVIHTNLGRSLIASEAVSAMSEIAGSYSNLEYDLKAGARGQRNSHVEDLLCALTGAESSFVVNNNAGAVMLALSALAKDSEVIVSRGELVEIGGSFRIPDIMELSGATLHEVGTTNRTHLYDYERAINESTKMLMKIHPSNFRIEGFTSSPERKELSRLAKEHGLIFMEDAGSGLLVDGEIIGLSSNSGEISIRECIEAGADIVTFSGDKILGGPQIGGIAGKKKYIDRLKKYPLARALRCDKVTLAGFEATLRLYAQGKYDDIPTLRMIRRDIDGMKSQAESLAESLREKVKAEIRIIETEDATGGGSCPEIKLRGYGVAVKHESYGAGYIQKLLRGLDVPILCGARENEIVIHVRTLQDSDAESISASLAGVLNA
- the selB gene encoding selenocysteine-specific translation elongation factor, translating into MREISLVLGTAGHIDHGKTALINALTGINCDRLIEERKRGITIELGFAPLKLEDGRVVSVIDVPGHERFIRQMVAGASGIDAALLVIAADESVMPQTREHLAIMELLGVHDGLIAVTKIDRVKDDEGMLELVIDDVKEFARGTFLEGKSVVPVSSVTGEGLDDLRREITALIDRVKVRPRSGAFFLPVDRAFTVSGFGTVITGTAYHGTAHPSDRIEVLPSGREGRIRTLQVHGQNVESAYAGQRVAANLAGIDIDDISRGDVVCHKGIFRPTKCFEAVIKILPNVKEPIKHWQRVHVCTGTSEALARVSLLTTKQIEPGESQPAQLVLEEPVVCTYGQRFILRFYSPLITIGGGEIIYPYSYKPRGAAMRAKILQRIDSLKSAKNPAERFAYLINEAGVMQKSEALQVLQDTQENLDSLTEKLSSAGKIVIADNNIMSENYCGEIMNSLKESVKQYQSHYPAEKGMPLEEANVSRSVINLAVERGIIAMTDGKLHTPDFVPENDEAFTANIEAVRNFCMSRKWQLPTLDELRKELSLPEKGGQKFTKIIQAMRNDSSLALIPEGYVLIRELEDEMRSLLRGLGSQVTLAQVRDATGSTRKYILPILEYFDSKGYTRRAGDVRVVL